GCTCTATCATTATCCGCCAATCGCGGAAGTTCCACGTGCAGGCATCGTGCATCGCTTAGATAAGGACACCACCGGTTTAATGGTGGTAGCGAAAACTATTCCGGCACAAACAAAATTAGTGCGCGAACTGCAAAAACGCAAAATCACCCGCGAATACGAAGCTGTGGCATCCGGCATTATGACTAAAGGCGGCACAGTAGAGCAGCCGATGGCGCGCCATCCTACCAAACGTACACTGATGGCGGTACATCCGATGGGCAAACCAGCGATCACTCACTATCGCATTATGGAAAATTACCGCAACTACACACGTTTACGCTTACGTTTAGAAACCGGTCGAACCCACCAAATTCGCGTACATATGGCCCATATTGCCCATCCCTTATTAGGCGACCAAACCTACGGTGGACGCCCGCGCCCGCCGAAAAATGCCGATGAGCAATTTATGGAAGTGTTGCGCAATTTCAGACGCCAAGCGCTACATGCCGTAATGTTGCGTTTAGCGCACCCCATCAGCGGCGAAATGATGGAATGGTACGCGCCGTTACCGGAGGATTTTGTCGAATTGCTGAACGCATTAAAAACCGACTATATCAAACACAAAAGCGAATTGGATTATTAATATGCGCGCAGTTTTTCCAAATTGGCCGGCGCCGGCCAATATCCAAGCCTTCACCACCACACGCGTAGGCGGTGTCAGTGCGGTGCCGTTCAACAGTTTCAATCTCGGCGATCACGTAGGCGATGAAGAAAACGCGGTAAAAACCAATCGCGCTTTGCTGGTAGAAAAATTCAATCTCCCGCAAACACCACTATTTTTAACTCAAACCCACAGTACACGAGTAATTCAACTGCCCTATTTCGGCAACAATTTGGCAGCTGATGCGACGTATACCAATCAACCAAACCAAGTTTGCGTTGTAATGAGCGCCGATTGCCTACCGGTGCTCTTCACCAATAAACAAGGCACCGAAGTCGCTGCTGCTCATGCAGGCTGGCGAGGATTATGCGACGGCATATTGGAAGAAACGGTGAAATGCTTCCGAACTCCAACACAAGATATTATTGCCTGGCTCGGCCCTGCTATAGGACCGACCGCATTCCAAGTGGAACGCAATGTCGTCGAACAGTTTGCGGCCTTCGATCTC
Above is a genomic segment from Aggregatibacter sp. HMT-949 containing:
- the rluD gene encoding 23S rRNA pseudouridine(1911/1915/1917) synthase RluD: MPQITLSAEVQPGQIGQRLDQALAELFPEYSRSRLKTWIEAELVKINGRVANLPREKVLGEEQIEITVEVEEETRFVPENIPLNIVYEDDDILVINKPKDLVVHPGAGNPTGTVLNALLYHYPPIAEVPRAGIVHRLDKDTTGLMVVAKTIPAQTKLVRELQKRKITREYEAVASGIMTKGGTVEQPMARHPTKRTLMAVHPMGKPAITHYRIMENYRNYTRLRLRLETGRTHQIRVHMAHIAHPLLGDQTYGGRPRPPKNADEQFMEVLRNFRRQALHAVMLRLAHPISGEMMEWYAPLPEDFVELLNALKTDYIKHKSELDY
- the pgeF gene encoding peptidoglycan editing factor PgeF, which encodes MRAVFPNWPAPANIQAFTTTRVGGVSAVPFNSFNLGDHVGDEENAVKTNRALLVEKFNLPQTPLFLTQTHSTRVIQLPYFGNNLAADATYTNQPNQVCVVMSADCLPVLFTNKQGTEVAAAHAGWRGLCDGILEETVKCFRTPTQDIIAWLGPAIGPTAFQVERNVVEQFAAFDLSASTAFKPDPTQEGKYLGNLYQIAEQRLNKLGIREIFGGHHCTVNEKELFFSYRREGKTGRMASVIWFKP